AAGGGTTTTCTCACTTAACCGTAACGTAATAGTCTCATAGTCTTTCTCCCTCTTCGTTTCTGTCCCTCACAGTTGTACCTGGGTGTGGTGCTCTCTGTTGTCGTCATTGTCACTGGCTGTTTCTCCTACTACCAAGAGGCCAAGAGCTCAAAGATCATGGACTCCTTCAAGAACCTGGTCCCACAGGTTAGACTTCTGAGACCTCTGAGAAGAACTTGATTGTATTGTCATGTCTACGGATTGTAATCCTGTCACCTGCCTTGTAGCAAGCCCTGGTTGTCCGTGACGGTGAGAAGAAGAACATCAACGCTGAAGAAGTGGTGGTTGGAGATCTGGTGGAGGTGAAAGGAGGAGATAGGATCCCAGCTGATTTGCGTATTGTCTCTGCCAGCGGCTGCAAGGTGAGTACTTTACAATCCCCAAAAACTTGCCAGAGaccaaaacaaataaaaacagcacaaaatgttgtcatattATATGACAAACTGTCCTGAACTGTTTCGGATGGGAAGCATGCGGACACCTTTAGTGTCATTCAATGTTGTATTAATGCAATTCTCTTTTCCCACTCAGGTGGACAACTCCTCCCTCACTGGTGAATCTGAGCCCCAGACACGTACTCCGGATTTCTCCAATGACAACCCCCTGGAGACAAGGAACATTGCCTTCTTCTCTACCAACTGTGTTGAAGGTAAATACCTTCAGTAACTAGCCGTAGTGATTTAATAGTTCAAATTACTTGAAATGTATCACTTAGCCATTTTGTGATTCTAAACCATATTCTCCATGTTTTGTCAGGAACTGCCAGAGGTATCGTCATCAACACTGGTGACCACACTGTCATGGGTCGTATCGCCACCTTGGCCACGAGTCTGGAGGGTGGGAAGACGCCTATAGCCAAAGAGATTGAGCACTTTATCCACATCATCACCGGTGTGGCCGTCTTCCTGGGCGTGTCTTTCTTCGTCCTCTCCCTCATTCTGGGATATGGCTGGCTGGAAGCTGTCATCTTCCTCATCGGAATCATCGTTGCTAATGTGCCAGAGGGTCTCCTGGCTACTGTAACTGTGAGTACTGATGAAATGTCATGTTTAACAAAAACTTCAGTCCTAACAACAAAACTTGTTGATTATTTAACTGTCTAATATGGCTTTCTATCGTAGGTGTGCTTAACTCTGACTGCCAAGCGTATGGCCAAGAAGAACTGCCTGGTGAAGAATCTTGAAGCTGTTGAGACCCTTGGCTCCACCTCCACCATTTGCTCTGACAAGACCGGAACCCTGACTCAGAACAGAATGACCGTGGCTCACATGTGGTTCGACAACCAGATCCATGAGGCTGACACCACAGAGAATCAGAGTGGTACCTGCTTCGACAAAAGCTCTGCCACCTGGGCTTCCCTGGCTAGAGTCGCTGGCCTGTGCAACCGCGCCGTCTTCCTGGCAGAACAGAACAACGTACCTATCCTCAAGAGAGATGTGGCTGGTGATGCTTCAGAGTCTGCCCTGCTGAAGTGTATCGAGCTGTGCTGCGGGTCTGTCAAAGACATGAGAGAAAAGTACAGCAAGATCGCTGAGATTCCCTTCAACTCCACCAACAAATATCAGGTAACCACATGCACTCTCTGTGGTATCTGTGGGTTAACAACGGGTTAAACTGAGTTGTAGAAGGTGGTGTGATAGACTCAAAatcaggatggatggatggctttTCTCAATCAGCTTGGAAATGCCACTTTGTATCGACATCCAATAAGTTGCCAGAACTTTCGTTTTCCTGGCACTGTAGGCTACTTACTGGTCATTGCCTGCTAATTTAAATTTAAACTCTATTCATGGTGTCATCTGATCAAAAACCAATTCATTTCGCCCCCTAGCTCTCCATTCATAAGAACATCGTGGCCGGAGAGTCCAATcacctgctggtgatgaagggaGCCCCTGAGAGGATTCTGGACCGCTGCTCCACCATTTTGATCCAGGGCAAAGAACAGCCTCTGGATGACGAGTTGAAGGAAGCCTTCCAGAACGCTTACGAAGAGCTGGGAGGGCTGGGAGAGAGAGTGCTGGGTAAGAGGGCACCAATATGGGAAAATATGCATTCAAAGGTTTTGGACTGAATGAAAAGTCTAGAACAGTGGTATTCAAAATGTTTCAGTGGGGACCCCATTTTTTCAACCAGAATTTCTTGTGaccccaccccaaatctaatgacatAACATAGAGGCAATCTGGAGTTACTACATCTTTTATCCTCAATTTGTTGACATATTGATAAGTacctattgattcttgaagattATAACTGAATAAATGCCTaattagttcaactgtcgtaaaccatcataacccaaaatataagctttttttttactctaatgtttgtaaacaaagtaaatgtaaaacaaaactgaatagcctcaaaacatggttaaactatcattttgatatcatggatggtcaatccttgcatccatagctctgtctatgaggGGTatcatttctccagccccatccctcagctttttaccgaaccAGCTGTGGGGAgcccgctttgttattgtttcaactgctgattgccgctttaaatttttacatcaacaaataaccttcaattcATTACATTTTCAAAATGAAAAGAAACCAATAATAAAATGATCTTTCTCAAAGCCTTTTGTATATTGTCCCAACATAATCTGTACTCTTCATTTATTTCTTTGTGACTACAATCCAGTTCAACCCTGACTGGTCTAGAACATGAAGAATTTGTTGTGGCGTGTCTCTGACTCTGTGTCTTTTTCAGGTTTCTGTCATTTCCAGCTCCCTGATGACCAGTTCGCTGAGGGCTTCCAGTTCGATTGTGAAGAGGTGAACTTCCCAACTGAGAATCTGTGCTTCGTTGGCCTAATGTCCATGATTGACCCTCCCCGTGCTGCTGTGCCTGACGCTGTGGGAAAGTGCAGGAGTGCTGGAATCAAGGTATGGCAATATCATACTAAACACAAGACTCTTCAGTCAATCCACATAGCAGCCACTGTGATCAGACCACTCctcttcccttccttcccttagGTTATCATGGTCACTGGTGATCATCCCATCACTGCTAAGGCCATTGCCAAGGGTGTGGGCATCATTTCTGAAGGAAACGAGACTGTTGAGGACATCGCTGCTCGTCTGAAAATCCCAGTTTCTGAGGTCAATCCAAGGTATTTGCAATTTGTTTGGGATCATTTCAGTTATGTCATCATACTGTCTACACTTAAAGAGGAGTGACAGAAACATTTATTTAGCCTTTTTGGGGCATCATCAGAACAGACCCGTACAAGCCCCTATATTTAGCTTATATTTGTACCCTCCAGAGATGCCAAGGCCTGTGTTGTCCACGGTGGAGAGCTGAAGGACCTGTCAGCCGAACAGTTGGATGACATTTTGGCCCATCACACTGAGATTGTGTTTGCCAGAACATCTCCTCAGCAGAAGCTGATCATTGTGGAGGGTTGCCAGCGTCAGGTACTATTTTATTGAAATAATTCATGCTCATGAGTCAGTCAGGATGATTGCATCTCACTTTTGGAGTTTCTAACATCTGTAAACACCTCTCTTACTTATCCACAGGGTGCTATTGTAGCTGTGACAGGTGACGGTGTGAATGATTCTCCTGCTCTGAAGAAGGCTGACATAGGTGTTGCAATGGGTATCTCTGGATCTGATGTCTCCAAGCAGGCTGCAGACATGATCCTCCTGGATGACAACTTTGCCTCCATCGTGACTGGTGTTGAAGAGGGTAAGAGAAGCTCTGGCAATGACCATCaatctgctgggtttttccatcCTTCTCTCATCACCCTGACTATTCCTTCCCCCCAtcctctattccccctcaggcCGTCTGATCTTTGACAACTTGAAGAAGTCCATCGCCTACACCCTGACCAGTAATATTCCAGAAATCtcacccttcctcctcttcatcatcgcCAACATTCCACTGCCCCTAGGAACCGTCACCATCCTCTGTATTGACCTGGGAACTGATATGGTGGGTCTTTCAGATGTGGATACTCCTCCTTTGTGAACAATCTGATCATGTGTTCTGCTGTGTTATGAAGAACAATGTACATGATCATTTTAGAGTTTGTTTGGAAGGTCTTTGAAAACATCAAAGTTACCAACGATGATCTTTCCCATCATTACCTTCAAGGTCCCAGCTATCTCCCTGGCCTATGAAGAAGCTGAGAACGACATCATGAAGCGACAGCCCAGAAACCCCAAAACTGACAAACTGGTGAACGAGAGGCTCATTAGCATAGCCTACGGTCAAATTGGTAAGGAGTAAATTTGGCCCTTCTTCTGTTTTGCCTGCCTTTACCGGGTCTTGTTGCGTTGTATGTTGGCCAATCAGTTACATAGCAAATGAACAATCTGATCAATGTCTCTTCACTGACAAAAATACTCTCCTCATTTTTACTCCTCACAGGTATGATGCAGGCCACAGCCGGTTTCTTCACATACTTTGTTATCCTGGCTGAGAACGGGTTCTTGCCCATGGATTTGCTGGGTATGCGTGTGGACTGGGACAACAAGATAATGAACGACATGGAGGACAGCTACGGCCAGCAGTGGGTAAGTACACAAACACCACTCTGATTTTTGTTGTACTAACGGATTAGCATTGGCCTTGTTTTGATCTGATAGGTTCTCGATAAGAGCTTTTTCAAAATCTCTCCCAatttttttgtttagtttattCCAGCATACATGGCAGCTGAAAGCTGAATTGCGTATATATCTGGAAATTCAAGATAACAAAATAAATCAGTAAATCTGATACATTGTCAAGAAAGTTGAGAAGTCATGGATGGGATCACGGATCAGGGTTGATGCACAGCTTGCATTTCGGATAGTCAGCAGAGGAAATATCGATTGTCTTGAGAAAGACGGAGCACCTCAGTCACAGCCAGGgattcagacagacaggtccGTAGCCCCAGCAGTGCACCTCACCGGCCCCAACAGTCCTCTCCGTTATTTTGGGCTTCGTAGATAGCTTGCTACTATTCCTCCAGAACTACCATTTGTGAATGCCACTGCTGCCGCCGGCACACAGGTTCACCACACATTTGGTAACAGAGTAGTCAGTAATCTTCACTACTGTAATGTACAAATGTAAGAAACATATGTCCTCTCACTCTTCTTTTTACCATATGtctctctacacactctctctctttctatggtCTATGATGCATCCTTCAGACATATGAGCGCAGAAAGATTGTGGAGTTCACCTGCCACACAGCATTCTTCGCCAGTATTGTAGTTGTACAGTGGGCTGATTTGATCATCTGTAAGACCAGGAGGAACTCCATCCTTCAGCAGGGAATGAAGTGAGTACACATATCGATCTTTGTGGTCTTGGTCTAGGTCTGCATCCTAAGAGTTTTTTTCTGAAACTTGATCTTCACTGCTCTGGTCTTGACTTACACATCACCAGAATCAGAATCAACTTTATTCACCAAGTACATTTACACATACTCACAATTGtacttggtgatatggtgctgctagcaaTAGACAACATTAAAGGCCAGAATACATACAGAACAATTTACACAAAgtgtatatacattatatacattacCCCCTTCCTTTGGGAGAGTGTGTCCCCACATTTCTCTATACCATGTCCCTGACATGTTCCAACCTCTCCGGTGACCTCATGGCCACCATCCcatttctgacaccaatgtagcaAATTCAGGGGGTAGTCCCAACCGGAACTCGAAACCAGGTCCAGTGACTGTCAAGTCAACACCTATACCGGAACCTCTAGACAAGGTCGCTAAGTGTTGGATACTTGATGCAGTGTGCATCACAGATTGCATAGTGCCTTGGTCACTactggccagttggtgagggccacagcctTGGGGAAAGAAACTGTTCAGGTGGGGGGTAGTTTTGGTCACGATGAAGCTGAACTGTTTGCCAGAGGGGAGTTAATGTGCATACAGCCCTGCAACTGACTTCTAAATCAATATCCACCCTGTTGGTATCAAATCCAtgattttttccccttttttttctcCCATCTCAGGAACCGTATTCTCATCTTCGGACTGTTTGAGGAAACTGCCCTGGCTGTCttcctgtcctactgtcctggAATGGATGTCGCCCTCAGAATGTACCCTCTCAAGTGAGTAGACCCTCCTGATTCTCTTCTGTATATCAGCTTGGAACAAAGCTCACCCGTTTTAAAAGATGAGTGGTAAAATGGATGGATATTACAATGGGTGGAGGAGACTACTGTGGCCTCAGAATCAGTTGGGGTTCACTAGTTAGCTgaagtgtaatggggtttactgcccaaccaagagagaAAATAACATTTGACATTTAGGGGCCCTGTAAGCGCATTACCTCACTGTTTTACGCTCAACTTAATCTCTTTATtattttcttctctctttccttctctctttcctcaggcCTTGCTGGTGGTTCTGTGCCTTACCCTACTCTCTGCTCATCTTCCTCTATGATGAGGGTAGGAGATACATCCTGCGACGAAACCCAGGAGGTAAGTGCTCAGGGACTATGGACGAAAACAATCTGTTAAGATAGCGTCGCCAATTTTACATCAAAGTTAATTATTGTGTGACAATGGCATGCAGGATTGGGAAGGACAAATTATTTAATTTGTCTCATGGGGATTTTCAGTGACGAGATGAAATCTAGCTAATTGTGTTCTTCTCTCTGAATGTTCTCTTCTGTAAGGTTGGGTGGAACAGGAGACCTACTACTGACAAAAAGAGGCTATCCCCAGGATCACTCAACGTCACTCTGCTGCTACATCTCAACCAACAACATTACACTACATTTCAATATGCTACATTACCATTACATCCAATGAACACTGTGATGGTGCACTCAGCTGCATTGAGGAGTTCTTGATTGTGATAATGCAAATTGAAATAAACATCACTTCAACACTAATGCTTAAGACTGTATTCATTTTTTGTTGTCTGAATTATTTTGATTTATTGGTTTGGATTTAATGTAAGACATGTAGGCTTAAATTGTGTTGCATATATGGGAGAAATAACCTAGTATAGTTGTGTCTTATTTGTTTAAAGTAAATGTCCAGTGCTTGCATagttctatgaaatatgacataTAATgaattacaatatgagtgaaatagtttttaCTTCCAAAAAGTTGTATTGaagtatgttaaaaagcagcttttctgtgtttgaatggtgtgggcgtactcCAACAAAAGAATGGTGTGGTCGTATACCGGTCAATTAAAATATTCaacagctgattggccagctctgCCAATATGTCAACGTCATGTCATGGtatatgaggaaatagcaagcattttttaaaCACTGTTTGAGGTGGGGCTTTTTTTCTctaatttatgctttggccagaAATATGAGTGAGTATACAATGAGTCATCAACATTATTTGGGTGTGAGTTAATagaatatgaacttttaaaaATGAGATTTTAACTTTATAGTTACTTTTAAGGTCAGATGTTTTTATGTCAATATCAAATCGTTTCTggttaacaattaagtaccttactgcgattgttttcaattaaaatggtaaagaataaacaaaaatagcttctttaAGAAAAAatagcacagccgagagctgcccagtgacacgagctcaccagacgagctaaactacttctatgctcgcttcaagacaaataacactgaaacatttatttgtatttatttatttcacctttatttaaccaggtaggcaagttgagaacaagttctcatttaccattgcgacctggccaagataaagcaaagcagttcgacacatacaacgacacagagttacacatggagtaaaacaaacatacagtcaataatacagtataaacaagtctatatacgatgtgagcaaatgaggtgagataagggaggtaaaggcaaaaaaaggccatggaggcaaagtaaatacaatatagcaagtaaaacactggaatggtagatttgcaatggaataatgtgcaaagcagaaataaaaataatggggtgcaaaggagcaaaataaataaattaattaaatacagtagggaaagaggtagttgtttgggctaaattataggtgggctatgtacaggtgcagtaatctgtgagctgctctgacagttgatgcttaaagctagtgagggagataagtgtttccagtttcagagatttttgtagttcgttccagtcattggcagcagagaactggaaggagaggcggccaaagaaagaattggttttgggggtgactagagagatatacctgctggagcgtgtgctacaggtgggagatgctatggtgaccagcgagctgagataaggggggactttacctagcagggtcttgtagat
This genomic interval from Oncorhynchus clarkii lewisi isolate Uvic-CL-2024 chromosome 18, UVic_Ocla_1.0, whole genome shotgun sequence contains the following:
- the LOC139373048 gene encoding sodium/potassium-transporting ATPase subunit alpha-1 isoform X2, whose amino-acid sequence is MGLGKGKDDYKLAATSEDNGNKKSKKEVKKAKEKKDMDDLKKEVDLDDHKLTLDELHKKYGTDLARGLSSARAKEILLRDGPNTLTPPPTTPEWVKFCRQLFGGFSMLLWIGAMLCFLAYGIQAASEDEPANDNLYLGVVLSVVVIVTGCFSYYQEAKSSKIMDSFKNLVPQQALVVRDGEKKNINAEEVVVGDLVEVKGGDRIPADLRIVSASGCKVDNSSLTGESEPQTRTPDFSNDNPLETRNIAFFSTNCVEGTARGIVINTGDHTVMGRIATLATSLEGGKTPIAKEIEHFIHIITGVAVFLGVSFFVLSLILGYGWLEAVIFLIGIIVANVPEGLLATVTVCLTLTAKRMAKKNCLVKNLEAVETLGSTSTICSDKTGTLTQNRMTVAHMWFDNQIHEADTTENQSGTCFDKSSATWASLARVAGLCNRAVFLAEQNNVPILKRDVAGDASESALLKCIELCCGSVKDMREKYSKIAEIPFNSTNKYQLSIHKNIVAGESNHLLVMKGAPERILDRCSTILIQGKEQPLDDELKEAFQNAYEELGGLGERVLGFCHFQLPDDQFAEGFQFDCEEVNFPTENLCFVGLMSMIDPPRAAVPDAVGKCRSAGIKVIMVTGDHPITAKAIAKGVGIISEGNETVEDIAARLKIPVSEVNPRDAKACVVHGGELKDLSAEQLDDILAHHTEIVFARTSPQQKLIIVEGCQRQGAIVAVTGDGVNDSPALKKADIGVAMGISGSDVSKQAADMILLDDNFASIVTGVEEGRLIFDNLKKSIAYTLTSNIPEISPFLLFIIANIPLPLGTVTILCIDLGTDMVPAISLAYEEAENDIMKRQPRNPKTDKLVNERLISIAYGQIGMMQATAGFFTYFVILAENGFLPMDLLGMRVDWDNKIMNDMEDSYGQQWTYERRKIVEFTCHTAFFASIVVVQWADLIICKTRRNSILQQGMKNRILIFGLFEETALAVFLSYCPGMDVALRMYPLKPCWWFCALPYSLLIFLYDEGRRYILRRNPGGWVEQETYY
- the LOC139373048 gene encoding sodium/potassium-transporting ATPase subunit alpha-1 isoform X1; the encoded protein is MHSLSKPSLGKRHIDSSHSLITNVPSDIQKGKDDYKLAATSEDNGNKKSKKEVKKAKEKKDMDDLKKEVDLDDHKLTLDELHKKYGTDLARGLSSARAKEILLRDGPNTLTPPPTTPEWVKFCRQLFGGFSMLLWIGAMLCFLAYGIQAASEDEPANDNLYLGVVLSVVVIVTGCFSYYQEAKSSKIMDSFKNLVPQQALVVRDGEKKNINAEEVVVGDLVEVKGGDRIPADLRIVSASGCKVDNSSLTGESEPQTRTPDFSNDNPLETRNIAFFSTNCVEGTARGIVINTGDHTVMGRIATLATSLEGGKTPIAKEIEHFIHIITGVAVFLGVSFFVLSLILGYGWLEAVIFLIGIIVANVPEGLLATVTVCLTLTAKRMAKKNCLVKNLEAVETLGSTSTICSDKTGTLTQNRMTVAHMWFDNQIHEADTTENQSGTCFDKSSATWASLARVAGLCNRAVFLAEQNNVPILKRDVAGDASESALLKCIELCCGSVKDMREKYSKIAEIPFNSTNKYQLSIHKNIVAGESNHLLVMKGAPERILDRCSTILIQGKEQPLDDELKEAFQNAYEELGGLGERVLGFCHFQLPDDQFAEGFQFDCEEVNFPTENLCFVGLMSMIDPPRAAVPDAVGKCRSAGIKVIMVTGDHPITAKAIAKGVGIISEGNETVEDIAARLKIPVSEVNPRDAKACVVHGGELKDLSAEQLDDILAHHTEIVFARTSPQQKLIIVEGCQRQGAIVAVTGDGVNDSPALKKADIGVAMGISGSDVSKQAADMILLDDNFASIVTGVEEGRLIFDNLKKSIAYTLTSNIPEISPFLLFIIANIPLPLGTVTILCIDLGTDMVPAISLAYEEAENDIMKRQPRNPKTDKLVNERLISIAYGQIGMMQATAGFFTYFVILAENGFLPMDLLGMRVDWDNKIMNDMEDSYGQQWTYERRKIVEFTCHTAFFASIVVVQWADLIICKTRRNSILQQGMKNRILIFGLFEETALAVFLSYCPGMDVALRMYPLKPCWWFCALPYSLLIFLYDEGRRYILRRNPGGWVEQETYY